In Enterobacter cloacae, the following are encoded in one genomic region:
- the nohB gene encoding protein convertase → MEVNKKRLSEIFGVSVRTIQNWQDQGMPVARGGGKGNEVLYDSAATIEWYSARDAAIENEKLRKEVEDLRIASESDLHPGTIEYERHRLTRAQADAQELKNAKESAEVVETAFCTFVLSRIAGEIASILDGIPLSVQRRFPELENRHIDFLKKDIIKAMNKAAALDEMIPGLLSEYIEQSG, encoded by the coding sequence ATGGAAGTTAACAAAAAACGGTTATCTGAGATTTTCGGTGTCAGTGTTCGAACTATTCAGAACTGGCAGGATCAGGGAATGCCCGTTGCTCGCGGAGGCGGTAAGGGGAATGAGGTTCTCTACGATTCTGCAGCCACGATCGAATGGTACAGTGCCCGTGATGCGGCGATTGAGAATGAAAAACTGCGGAAAGAGGTTGAGGATCTGCGCATTGCTTCAGAGTCAGACCTTCATCCCGGAACGATTGAATATGAACGTCATCGCCTGACCCGGGCACAGGCCGACGCTCAGGAACTTAAAAATGCAAAAGAGTCCGCTGAAGTGGTGGAGACCGCATTCTGCACGTTCGTGCTGTCGCGGATAGCCGGAGAAATTGCCAGTATTCTCGATGGGATCCCTCTGTCGGTTCAGCGGCGGTTCCCGGAGCTGGAGAACCGACATATTGATTTCCTCAAGAAGGACATCATTAAGGCCATGAACAAAGCAGCTGCGCTGGATGAAATGATACCGGGGTTGCTGAGTGAATATATCGAACAGTCAGGTTAA
- the A gene encoding terminase: MNISNSQVKGLRHSASVGLRSLYRPEPQTAVEWADDNYYLPKESAYQEGRWETLPFQRAIMNAMGNDYIREVNVVKSARVGYSKMLLGVYAYFIQHKQRNSLIWLPTDGDAENFMKSHVEPTIRDIPTLLSLAPWYGKKHRDNTLSMKRFSNGRGFWCLGGKAAKNYREKSVDVAGYDELAAFDEDIEKEGSPTFLGDKRIEGSVWPKSIRGSTPKVRGTCQIERAAKESQHFLRFHVPCPHCGEEQYLKFGDKETPFGFKWTLGDPASVFYLCEHNACVIKQQELDFSEARYICEETGIWTRDGLNWFSSSGTEIDPPDSVTFHIWTAYSPFTTWVQIVKDWSKTKGDTGKRKTFVNTTLGETWEPKIGERPDAEVMAERKEHFGSVLPERVVYLTAGIDSQLDRYEMRVWGWGPGEESWLIDKIIIMGRHDDEATLLRVDDAINKTYSRLNGVEMLISRICWDIGGIDPTIVYNRSKKHGLFRVIPVKGASIYGKPVANMPRKRNKNGVYLTEVGTDTAKEQIYNRFTLVAEGNEPLAGAVHFPNNPEIYDLAEAQQLTAEEQVEKWVDGKKKIVWDSKKRRNEALDCFVYALAALRISISRWQLNLDSLLVSLMEEDCGRKNNKTLADYARALAGDE; encoded by the coding sequence GTGAATATATCGAACAGTCAGGTTAAGGGGCTGCGGCACTCTGCTAGCGTGGGGCTCCGTTCGCTGTACCGGCCAGAGCCGCAAACAGCTGTTGAATGGGCAGACGATAACTACTATCTCCCGAAAGAGTCTGCCTACCAGGAAGGCCGCTGGGAAACTCTGCCATTTCAGCGGGCAATAATGAACGCGATGGGCAACGACTATATCCGGGAAGTGAATGTCGTGAAGTCTGCCCGCGTTGGATATTCAAAAATGCTGCTCGGGGTGTATGCGTATTTCATTCAGCATAAACAGCGCAACTCCCTTATCTGGTTACCAACTGACGGCGATGCTGAAAACTTCATGAAGTCTCATGTCGAACCCACAATCCGTGATATTCCAACGCTGCTATCCCTTGCTCCCTGGTATGGCAAAAAGCACCGTGACAACACGCTCAGTATGAAGCGTTTCTCTAATGGGCGCGGATTCTGGTGCCTCGGTGGAAAGGCTGCGAAAAACTACCGTGAGAAATCCGTCGATGTGGCGGGCTATGACGAGCTGGCGGCCTTTGATGAAGATATAGAGAAAGAGGGATCCCCGACATTTCTTGGAGATAAGCGCATTGAAGGGTCTGTCTGGCCCAAGTCTATTCGCGGATCAACACCAAAAGTCAGAGGAACCTGCCAGATTGAGCGTGCTGCGAAGGAATCTCAGCACTTTTTGCGATTCCACGTTCCCTGCCCACATTGTGGGGAAGAGCAGTACCTGAAATTTGGTGATAAAGAGACCCCGTTCGGGTTTAAGTGGACGCTTGGTGATCCTGCCAGCGTATTTTACCTTTGCGAGCATAATGCCTGCGTAATTAAGCAGCAGGAGCTTGATTTTTCTGAGGCCCGTTATATTTGCGAAGAAACGGGCATCTGGACACGTGACGGGCTGAACTGGTTCTCATCATCCGGTACTGAAATTGATCCGCCGGATAGCGTCACCTTTCATATCTGGACAGCATATAGTCCATTCACTACCTGGGTACAAATCGTCAAAGACTGGAGTAAAACCAAAGGGGATACCGGCAAGCGCAAAACCTTTGTGAATACCACACTTGGTGAGACCTGGGAGCCGAAAATTGGCGAGCGGCCTGATGCGGAAGTCATGGCCGAACGTAAAGAACATTTCGGCTCTGTATTACCAGAACGGGTGGTCTACCTTACGGCAGGGATAGACTCACAGCTTGACCGTTATGAAATGCGTGTCTGGGGCTGGGGACCGGGTGAGGAAAGCTGGCTTATCGACAAAATCATCATTATGGGCCGCCATGATGATGAAGCGACGCTTCTCAGGGTAGACGATGCGATCAATAAAACCTATTCAAGGCTGAATGGTGTGGAAATGCTCATTTCCCGTATCTGTTGGGATATCGGTGGCATTGATCCGACGATTGTTTATAACCGCTCGAAAAAGCATGGTTTGTTTCGTGTGATCCCTGTTAAAGGCGCATCTATTTACGGTAAACCCGTAGCAAACATGCCCCGCAAGCGTAACAAGAACGGCGTTTATCTGACTGAAGTGGGTACTGATACTGCGAAAGAGCAGATTTATAACCGTTTCACTCTGGTGGCTGAAGGTAATGAACCCCTTGCGGGTGCGGTTCACTTCCCGAACAACCCTGAAATCTACGATTTAGCCGAGGCTCAGCAACTGACTGCTGAAGAGCAGGTTGAGAAGTGGGTAGACGGTAAGAAAAAAATCGTCTGGGACAGCAAAAAACGCCGTAATGAGGCGCTTGACTGCTTTGTCTATGCACTGGCGGCTCTGCGGATAAGTATCTCCCGTTGGCAGCTCAATCTGGATTCTCTTCTGGTCAGTCTGATGGAAGAGGACTGTGGTCGTAAAAATAACAAAACTCTGGCGGATTATGCCAGGGCATTAGCGGGAGATGAATAA
- the W gene encoding lambda prophage-derived head-to-tail joining protein W, whose protein sequence is MATQADLEAARAALHDLMMGKRVATVQKDGRRVEFTATSVSELKKYIADLESQVGTTSRRRGPAGFYV, encoded by the coding sequence ATGGCGACACAGGCTGACCTGGAGGCTGCACGTGCTGCGCTGCATGACCTTATGATGGGAAAGCGCGTGGCAACAGTACAAAAAGACGGTCGGAGGGTAGAATTTACGGCTACCTCAGTCAGCGAACTTAAAAAGTACATTGCTGATCTTGAATCTCAGGTCGGTACCACTTCACGACGTCGGGGGCCGGCAGGGTTTTACGTATGA
- a CDS encoding lysozyme — protein MQTSDKGISLIKEFEGCKLTAYRDSVGVWTIGYGWTQPVDGKPIRAGMTIKQETAERLLKTGLVSCENDVSRLVKVGLTQGQFDALVSFTYNLGAQSLSTSTLLRKLNAGDYAGAADEFLRWNKAGGKVLNGLTRRREAERALFLS, from the coding sequence ATGCAAACCAGTGATAAAGGCATTAGCCTGATCAAAGAGTTTGAAGGCTGCAAGCTTACAGCCTATCGGGACAGTGTCGGCGTTTGGACGATAGGCTATGGCTGGACTCAGCCTGTCGACGGAAAACCAATCCGCGCCGGGATGACTATCAAGCAGGAAACGGCAGAGCGCCTACTGAAGACCGGACTGGTCAGCTGCGAAAACGACGTTTCCCGTTTGGTTAAAGTCGGGTTGACTCAAGGGCAATTCGATGCGCTGGTGTCGTTTACGTACAACCTCGGTGCACAGTCTCTTTCGACATCGACACTGCTGCGTAAACTCAACGCCGGTGATTACGCTGGCGCTGCCGATGAGTTCCTACGCTGGAATAAAGCTGGCGGAAAAGTCCTGAATGGGCTGACCCGTCGGCGTGAGGCGGAGCGTGCTCTGTTTCTGTCGTGA